One part of the Salmo salar chromosome ssa28, Ssal_v3.1, whole genome shotgun sequence genome encodes these proteins:
- the LOC106589297 gene encoding cyclin-dependent kinase 5 activator 1 — MGTVLSLSPSYRKAALFEDGPATVGHYAAVQNSKNAKDKNLKRHSLINVLPWKRIVAVSAKKKSSKKVQPNATYQNNVTHLNNENLKKSQSCANLSTFAQDQSTPTPVKSSNNAASSVKKAPLTNSNAAPGTPKRVIVQASTSELLRCLGEFLCRRCYRLKHLPPTDPVLWLRSVDRSLLLQGWQDQGFITPANVVFVYMLCRDVVSSEVANEHELQAVLLTCLYLSYSYMGNEISYPLKPFLVESSKETFWDRCLSIINLMSAKMLQINSDPHYFTQVFADLKNESQKEEERNRLLIGLDR; from the coding sequence ATGGGAACCGTGCTGTCTCTCTCGCCCAGCTACAGGAAGGCGGCCCTCTTCGAAGATGGGCCAGCCACAGTGGGCCACTACGCGGCCGTTCAGAACAGCAAGAACGCCAAAGACAAGAACCTGAAGCGTCACTCGCTCATCAACGTTCTGCCATGGAAGCGGATCGTGGCTGTGTCGGCCAAGAAAAAAAGCTCAAAGAAGGTGCAGCCCAACGCCACTTACCAGAACAATGTAACCCATCTCAACAACGAGAACCTGAAGAAGTCTCAGTCCTGCGCCAACCTGTCCACCTTCGCTCAGGACCAGAGCACCCCGACCCCCGTCAAGAGTTCCAACAACGCCGCCTCGTCAGTCAAGAAGGCCCCGCTGACCAACTCTAATGCAGCCCCCGGCACGCCCAAGAGGGTTATCGTCCAGGCCTCCACCAGCGAGCTCCTGCGCTGCCTGGGTGAGTTCCTGTGCCGGCGCTGCTACCGACTGAAACACCTGCCCCCCACTGACCCGGTGCTGTGGCTGCGGAGCGTGGACCGCTCGCTGCTTCTTCAGGGTTGGCAAGATCAGGGGTTCATCACCCCGGCCAACGTGGTGTTTGTCTACATGCTGTGCCGCGACGTGGTCTCCTCCGAGGTGGCCAACGAGCACGAGTTGCAGGCTGTGCTGCTCACCTGCCTTTACCTGTCCTACTCATACATGGGCAATGAAATCTCCTACCCGCTTAAGCCCTTCCTGGTGGAGAGCTCCAAGGAGACCTTCTGGGACCGCTGCCTGTCCATAATCAACCTGATGAGCGCTAAGATGCTCCAGATCAACTCGGACCCGCACTATTTCACCCAGGTGTTTGCCGACCTAAAGAACGAAAgccagaaggaggaggagaggaaccgcTTGCTCATTGGTCTGGACCGGTGA
- the LOC106589296 gene encoding 26S proteasome non-ATPase regulatory subunit 11B: protein MAAAAVVEFQRAQSLISTDRNASIDILHSIVRRDIQDSDEEAVRVKEQSILELGSLLAKTGQAAELGGLLKFVRPFLISISKAKAARLVRSLLDLFLDMEAATGQEVELCLECIEWAKVEKRTFLRQALEARLISLYFDTKRYQEALALGTQLLHELKKMDDKALLVEVQLQESKTYHALSNLPKARAALTSARTTANGIYCPPKLQAALDMMSGIVHAASEKDWKTAYSYFFEAFEGYDSIDHPKAITGLKYMLLCKIMLSLPEEVQSLISGKLALRHAGRQTDALKCVAQASKNRSLADFEKALTEYKAELRDDPIIRTHLATLYDNLLEGNLIRVIEPFSRVQIEHISGLIKLSKADVERKLSQMILDKKFHGILDQGEGVLIIFDEPPVDKTYGAALETIQNMSKVVDSLYNKAKKLT, encoded by the exons atggCGGCTGCGGCAGTGGTTGAGTTTCAGAGAGCTCAGTCTCTCATTAGCACGGATCGTAACGCCTCTATTGATATTCTACATTCTATCG TGAGGAGAGATATCCAGGACAGTGATGAAGAAGCCGTTCGGGTTAAAGAACAAAGCATCTTGGAGCTGGGGTCACTCCTGGCCAAAACAGGACAGGCTGCAG AGTTGGGGGGTCTGCTGAAGTTTGTGCGGCCATTCCTCATCTCCATCAGTAAGGCTAAGGCAGCCCGGCTGGTCCGCTCCCTGCTGGACCTCTTCCTAGACATGGAGGCAGCTACAGGCCAGGAGGTGGAGCTGTGTCTGGAATGCATCGAGTGGGCCAAGGTGGAGAAGAGGACCTTCCTCAGGCAGGCTCTTGAG gCCCGTCTGATCTCGCTCTATTTTGACACCAAAAGATACCAGGAGGCCTTGGCGCTTG GCACCCAGCTGCTCCATGAGCTGAAGAAGATGGATGACAAGGCGCTGCTGGTGGAGGTGCAGCTGCAGGAGAGCAAGACGTACCACGCGCTCAGCAACCTGCCCAAGGCTCGTGCCGCTCTCACCTCAGCCCGCACCACGGCCAACGGCATCTACTGTCCCCCCAAGCTGCAAGCCGCCCTGGACATGATGTCAG GGATTGTCCATGCAGCTTCGGAGAAAGACTGGAAGACTGCCTACTCATACTTCTTTGAGGCCTTTGAGGGCTACGATTCCATCGACCACCCTAAAGCCATTACCGGTCTCAAATACATGCTGCTCTGCAAGATCATGCTCAGCCT ACCAGAAGAGGTGCAGTCCCTGATCAGCGGTAAACTGGCCCTGCGGCATGCAGGCCGACAG ACAGATGCACTGAAATGCGTTGCACAAGCCAGCAAGAACAGATCATTAGCAGACTTTGAAAAG gCCCTTACAGAATACAAAGCAGAGTTGAGGGACGACCCCATCATCAGAACCCACCTGGCCACGCTGTATGACAACCTGCTGGAAGGGAACCTTATCCGTGTCATCGAACCCTTCTCCAGAGTACAG ATTGAACACATATCAGGTCTCATCAAACTGTCAAAG GCGGATGTCGAGAGGAAATTGTCACAGATGATCCTGGACAAGAAGTTTCATG GGATCCTTGACCAAGGCGAGGGCGTCTTGATCATATTTGACGAGCCACCAGTTGACAAGACTTATGGAGCGGCCTTGGAGACTATTCAGAACATGAGCAAAGTTGTGGACTCGCTTTACAACAAAGCGAAGAAGCTAACATAG